One genomic window of Halovivax cerinus includes the following:
- a CDS encoding type II toxin-antitoxin system PemK/MazF family toxin has translation MEWTVRTSEQTIVRRGDVVIVRLDPVDGHEKKTTRPAVVVQNDVGNANSGTTIGAPATGRYRAYPFEVLVRAAASPFENDSSVRLDQSRDVSIDRRIHSVLGSLDADTMTQIDDALKLSLGLD, from the coding sequence GTGGAGTGGACTGTCAGAACGAGCGAACAGACGATCGTTCGGCGTGGCGACGTCGTCATCGTCAGGCTCGATCCCGTTGACGGACACGAGAAGAAAACGACTCGTCCGGCGGTCGTCGTTCAGAACGACGTCGGGAACGCGAACTCGGGCACGACCATCGGTGCGCCCGCGACCGGACGGTACCGCGCGTATCCGTTCGAGGTGCTGGTAAGAGCGGCCGCTTCTCCGTTCGAGAACGACTCGTCGGTTCGTCTCGATCAGAGTCGAGACGTCTCCATCGACCGTCGTATTCACTCAGTACTGGGGAGCCTAGACGCAGACACGATGACGCAGATCGACGATGCGCTGAAACTGAGCCTCGGTCTCGATTGA
- a CDS encoding hydantoinase B/oxoprolinase family protein, with protein sequence MVSGDKLEIFRHQLQGIVEEMGVTLERTAYSTNIKIRQDYSCALFDAECRHIGQFTAAPSQVAALRYATPAIVEDRGSDIAPGDGFLLNDPSQGGAVHLPDIMLISPVFSGDELIGFVGNDAHHVDIGGEVPGGIPADSTSLYGEGVIIPGIRAVSDWEYDDEILRFLTRNVRGSEMRVGDYQAQLGANRIGARRYEELRETYDDRSISEHVDALLDYTERRVRTEIERLPDGRYTAVDRLDGDGIADEPIPVRLATVVEGDEISFDFTGTGDQNEGPLNSNPSTIFAAVMMAIRSLFVEDLPQNEGFYRPFDLVTPEGTMVNPDENAPIAATGEIAGRVPDLVIKSLAEAIPDRVIAATKGTVVNVAYGGTDPRDDDEYVYYETFAGGYGGRPTKDGMDAVQPHLQNTANSPIEEIEGEIPLYVRKYALRQDSEGAGRFRGGLGVRRDMEFYDHDASVTVLSDRSKFPPWGLFGGRSGATARYVVDPETDNERDVGSKSTTRLNPGQVVSVQTPGGGGYGDPLERDPERVLRDVIDGKISETKAQDVYGVAVDPEDRTVDRDETDRLRRTRRAGEQSRTDDSAVNSVATVDESSVDSTSTSDDSSTVGTGPASGRGHSAGGDGS encoded by the coding sequence ATGGTATCTGGTGACAAACTAGAAATATTCAGACATCAATTGCAGGGTATCGTCGAGGAGATGGGGGTCACCCTCGAGCGGACCGCCTATTCGACGAATATCAAGATTCGACAGGACTACTCCTGTGCCCTCTTCGACGCCGAGTGCCGTCACATCGGACAGTTCACCGCGGCGCCCTCCCAGGTCGCGGCGCTTCGATACGCCACGCCTGCGATCGTCGAGGACCGAGGAAGTGATATTGCGCCAGGTGATGGGTTTCTCCTGAACGACCCGTCGCAGGGTGGCGCGGTCCACCTGCCAGACATCATGCTCATTTCGCCCGTGTTTAGCGGCGACGAGTTGATCGGGTTCGTTGGAAACGACGCCCACCACGTCGATATCGGCGGCGAAGTACCGGGGGGAATCCCCGCAGATAGCACGAGCCTGTACGGGGAAGGTGTGATCATTCCCGGAATCAGGGCCGTCAGTGACTGGGAGTACGACGACGAGATCCTCCGCTTTCTCACCCGTAACGTTCGCGGGTCCGAGATGCGCGTCGGCGACTACCAGGCACAACTAGGCGCGAACCGAATCGGTGCGAGACGGTACGAGGAACTCCGCGAAACGTACGACGACCGGTCCATCTCCGAACACGTCGACGCGCTGCTAGACTACACCGAACGCCGCGTTCGAACGGAGATCGAGCGGCTCCCGGACGGCCGCTACACTGCGGTGGATCGGCTCGACGGCGACGGTATCGCCGACGAACCCATCCCCGTCCGGTTGGCGACGGTCGTCGAGGGCGACGAGATCTCCTTCGACTTTACTGGAACGGGAGACCAGAACGAGGGGCCGCTTAACTCCAATCCGTCGACGATATTCGCGGCCGTGATGATGGCGATTCGGAGCCTCTTCGTCGAAGATCTTCCCCAGAACGAGGGGTTCTACCGGCCGTTCGACCTCGTCACGCCGGAGGGAACGATGGTAAACCCAGACGAGAACGCGCCGATCGCCGCCACCGGCGAGATCGCCGGACGGGTCCCCGATCTTGTGATCAAGAGCCTCGCCGAAGCGATCCCCGACCGCGTCATCGCGGCCACGAAGGGGACCGTGGTCAACGTGGCCTACGGCGGCACGGACCCACGCGACGACGACGAATACGTCTACTACGAGACGTTCGCCGGCGGCTACGGTGGGCGACCGACCAAGGACGGCATGGATGCCGTGCAGCCCCATCTCCAGAACACGGCCAACAGTCCCATCGAAGAGATCGAAGGGGAGATTCCGCTGTACGTACGCAAGTACGCGCTTCGGCAGGATTCGGAGGGTGCAGGTCGGTTTCGTGGTGGACTCGGCGTCAGACGCGATATGGAGTTCTACGACCACGACGCGTCGGTCACCGTGTTATCCGATCGCTCGAAATTCCCGCCGTGGGGGCTGTTCGGCGGCCGGTCCGGCGCGACGGCCAGGTACGTCGTCGATCCAGAGACGGACAACGAACGGGATGTCGGTTCGAAATCGACGACGCGGCTGAATCCGGGACAGGTCGTGAGCGTGCAGACACCGGGCGGGGGCGGTTACGGCGATCCCCTGGAACGCGATCCGGAACGTGTCCTCCGTGACGTGATCGACGGAAAGATTTCCGAAACGAAGGCCCAGGATGTTTACGGGGTCGCCGTCGACCCTGAGGACCGGACCGTGGATCGCGACGAAACCGATCGCCTTCGGCGAACTCGTCGAGCTGGCGAGCAGTCGAGAACAGACGATTCGGCAGTGAACAGTGTCGCAACGGTGGACGAATCGTCGGTGGATAGTACCTCGACGTCGGACGATTCGTCGACCGTCGGGACGGGCCCTGCTTCCGGACGAGGCCACTCCGCCGGGGGTGACGGTTCGTGA
- a CDS encoding hydantoinase/oxoprolinase family protein, translating into MSIWLGVDIGGTFTDIVLYDEAAERIYTTKTPSTPAAFEEGVLDGIERVLSERGERADAVTFLSHGTTVGTNAVLEDDLPKIGLVTNAGLRDVVEIGDQTRPDLYDLFTDKPPALVPRHLRKGVPGRLNHVGNEIEPLDESAASAAIDALADEGVESIVVSFLYSYLDESHERRVGSLIEERTDGTAYTLSSEVYPEIREYERTITTILNEAVKVEIREYIENLETDLASVGIDVPLNIMHIGGGVLRAGQATENAIRTVLSGPAAGAVATRYASEREAYSNAIGMDMGGTSTDVSIVRDGELIRTTEGTINDLPIKTPMIDLNTVGAGGGSVTWIDDGGALRVGPESAGARPGPICYGHGGTQPTLTDANLLLGRLDPDAVLGGDVELVRDRTRELFRDRIAEPLGQSVEEAAQSVVDVSNASLTREIRRVTVERGEDPASYALVAFGGAGPLHAVPVADRLDMDGVLVPNTPGVFSASGLLVADVRVDESHSYRAADVDHEVLTDQFDELVTDVSDQLSEQGFQLDDVVLDRALDMRYRGQSYELTVSLPEPADAPIDGEMMASARERFHEKHRRLYGHARPDEPIEVVILRVSGVVESPTPDYRVDPADGDPRRGTRNVYFADRGFVETDIYARPAVPTGDTIDGPAIVEESSSTTLVPPESAATVTQFRNLLIE; encoded by the coding sequence GTGAGCATCTGGCTCGGGGTAGACATCGGCGGGACGTTCACGGATATCGTCCTGTACGACGAGGCTGCAGAACGGATCTACACGACGAAAACGCCGTCGACGCCGGCGGCGTTCGAGGAGGGCGTCCTGGACGGCATCGAACGCGTCCTTTCGGAGCGGGGCGAACGGGCGGACGCGGTCACGTTTCTCAGCCACGGGACGACCGTCGGGACGAACGCAGTACTGGAGGACGACCTCCCGAAGATCGGCCTCGTGACGAACGCCGGACTCCGGGACGTCGTCGAGATCGGTGACCAGACCAGGCCAGATCTGTACGACCTGTTCACCGACAAACCGCCCGCGCTCGTCCCCCGCCACCTCAGAAAGGGCGTTCCCGGTCGTCTGAATCACGTCGGTAACGAGATCGAACCGCTCGACGAGAGTGCCGCTAGCGCGGCTATCGACGCCCTCGCGGACGAGGGCGTCGAGTCGATAGTCGTCTCGTTCCTGTACTCGTATCTCGACGAGAGTCACGAACGACGCGTCGGTTCTCTCATCGAGGAGCGCACGGATGGAACCGCTTATACGCTCTCTTCGGAGGTGTACCCGGAAATCCGCGAGTACGAACGGACGATAACCACGATCTTGAACGAAGCGGTCAAGGTGGAGATCCGCGAGTACATCGAGAACCTGGAGACGGATCTGGCGAGCGTGGGGATCGACGTTCCCCTGAATATCATGCACATCGGTGGGGGCGTGCTCCGCGCCGGGCAAGCGACGGAGAACGCGATCAGGACTGTCCTCTCTGGACCGGCAGCCGGCGCTGTTGCGACCCGGTACGCGAGCGAACGCGAGGCCTATTCCAACGCGATCGGAATGGACATGGGCGGGACCAGCACCGACGTGAGTATCGTCCGCGACGGTGAACTGATCCGGACCACGGAAGGAACGATAAACGACCTGCCGATCAAGACGCCGATGATCGACCTGAATACGGTCGGCGCTGGTGGTGGCAGCGTCACCTGGATCGACGACGGGGGCGCGCTTCGCGTTGGTCCAGAGAGTGCTGGTGCCCGCCCGGGGCCGATCTGTTACGGGCACGGTGGCACGCAGCCGACGCTGACGGACGCGAACCTCCTCCTCGGTCGGCTCGATCCGGACGCGGTCCTCGGGGGCGACGTCGAACTGGTGCGTGACCGCACGCGCGAACTGTTCAGGGACCGAATCGCCGAACCGCTGGGACAGTCGGTCGAGGAAGCAGCACAGAGCGTCGTCGACGTATCGAACGCCAGTTTGACGCGAGAAATTCGGCGCGTTACCGTCGAACGGGGTGAGGATCCTGCTTCCTACGCTTTGGTCGCGTTCGGAGGCGCGGGCCCATTACACGCCGTCCCCGTCGCCGACCGACTGGATATGGATGGCGTCTTGGTCCCGAACACGCCCGGCGTGTTCTCCGCGAGCGGCCTGCTCGTCGCCGACGTTCGCGTCGACGAGTCTCACTCCTACCGGGCGGCCGATGTCGACCACGAGGTGCTGACCGATCAGTTCGACGAACTCGTCACCGACGTTTCCGACCAGCTCTCCGAGCAAGGGTTCCAACTGGACGACGTGGTCCTCGATCGGGCGCTCGACATGCGATATCGCGGGCAGTCGTACGAACTCACGGTTTCGCTTCCGGAACCGGCGGACGCGCCGATCGACGGGGAGATGATGGCCTCCGCCAGGGAGCGGTTCCACGAGAAACATCGACGACTGTACGGCCACGCGCGGCCGGACGAACCGATCGAAGTCGTCATCCTCCGGGTCTCCGGAGTCGTCGAATCGCCGACGCCGGACTACCGGGTTGACCCGGCCGACGGCGACCCCCGCCGTGGAACCCGGAACGTCTACTTCGCCGACCGCGGCTTCGTCGAGACCGATATCTACGCCCGACCAGCCGTTCCGACCGGCGACACTATCGACGGACCGGCGATCGTCGAAGAGTCCAGTTCGACGACGTTGGTACCACCCGAGTCGGCGGCAACCGTCACCCAGTTCCGGAACCTGTTGATAGAGTGA
- a CDS encoding aminotransferase class V-fold PLP-dependent enzyme — MSLSSWRDRFPAIADEGWTHLRNCSVGPVPRSGLAAHEAYQRAWIERARPWDDWLEAVDRAKAAFAALINADPHEIATFSSATSAIAQVASAFDYEARNEIVTSTLDFPTVPQFWHAQRTRGATVRFAEPGNRRYVPAASYAEQIRDETLMVCTAHASSFTGGLIDVDAVADAVHDRGGYLFLDAYQTAGHVPIDVERQDIDMLTTGTLKFLLGGPGIAFLYVDDDVANELEPTNRGWFGVANPFEFNIHDPAYAPGTRRFELGTPPVPNAYMATAGLEVIGDVGVETIRERVVEHTGRTIEAANRDGFSVATPHAVDHRGGVVNVQVQDPEAVTNALHDRKFNVSSRGGGIRIAPHFFTLEEEIDAVVDAIADVATPRST; from the coding sequence ATGTCACTCTCATCCTGGCGGGACCGATTTCCAGCGATCGCCGACGAAGGGTGGACACACCTGCGAAACTGCTCCGTGGGACCGGTCCCGCGAAGCGGGTTGGCGGCACACGAAGCGTACCAGCGAGCCTGGATCGAGCGGGCACGACCGTGGGACGACTGGCTGGAAGCGGTCGACAGAGCCAAGGCTGCGTTCGCTGCCCTGATAAACGCCGACCCCCACGAAATCGCCACGTTCTCGAGTGCGACGAGCGCCATCGCACAGGTAGCCAGCGCGTTCGACTACGAGGCCAGAAACGAGATCGTCACCTCGACGCTCGACTTTCCCACCGTCCCGCAATTTTGGCACGCACAGCGAACTCGCGGTGCGACGGTGCGATTCGCGGAGCCAGGGAACCGGCGGTACGTCCCGGCAGCGTCGTATGCCGAGCAGATACGCGACGAGACGCTCATGGTCTGTACGGCTCACGCCTCATCGTTCACCGGCGGTCTCATCGACGTCGACGCCGTCGCCGACGCCGTCCACGATCGCGGGGGCTACCTGTTCCTCGACGCGTACCAGACGGCCGGCCACGTCCCTATCGACGTCGAAAGACAGGATATCGACATGCTGACCACAGGAACACTGAAGTTCTTGCTCGGCGGACCGGGAATCGCGTTCCTCTACGTCGACGACGACGTGGCGAACGAGCTAGAACCGACGAATCGCGGCTGGTTCGGCGTCGCGAATCCGTTCGAATTCAACATTCACGACCCAGCGTACGCGCCTGGAACCCGCCGGTTCGAACTCGGAACGCCGCCCGTCCCGAACGCGTACATGGCGACGGCGGGCCTCGAAGTGATCGGGGACGTCGGCGTCGAAACCATTCGAGAACGGGTCGTCGAACACACCGGCCGAACGATCGAGGCAGCGAACCGAGACGGGTTCTCCGTCGCCACTCCACACGCGGTCGACCATCGTGGCGGCGTCGTCAACGTCCAGGTGCAAGATCCGGAAGCAGTGACGAACGCGCTCCACGACCGGAAGTTCAACGTCAGCAGCCGCGGCGGTGGGATCCGCATCGCGCCGCACTTCTTTACGCTCGAAGAAGAGATCGACGCCGTCGTGGACGCGATCGCCGACGTCGCGACGCCGCGGTCGACGTAG
- a CDS encoding sodium:solute symporter family protein — MVSVQALVALVTIGLYLLVVLAIGYQGWRVGKLEIEDWMAADRSLGITALTFTVAATIFSAFAFLGAGGITYMTGLPAMVGLTLQLFFAGIVFWIVGSRMWIVGAKYGYISPSDFLEDFYDSKPLALLASLVLILFSFPYVAIQLQGAGIIFEVATEGLVSSEVGAAILLAVGVVYVWLGGLRALAWTDIVQGVFMIVAMWLSAIVILATAFQGPTDLFAQLSAEFQAHFVLPGPGGVWTPTYTFTWFIVAVLGQMMLPQMFLRYFGGGSPATIKWSGVSASIYLFVFYLAVPFIALGGLIYFPEISNPDNIVPEMLFEFAPAWFASIAVAGAIAAAMSTKDSQLHAVSVLLTRDWYEEFVADGEIDERRETRFAKLLVPIIAIIAYVIAIQEFAILFWLLTFALEGTAQLAPIVVGALIWKRASAAGAIAGLVTGVTLVSLLLLERVAIPAPLDVGIFSGFYALLANTIVFVVVSYLTSPVPQENVDRIQGYLSDAQNRRWEDEGPSTPADD; from the coding sequence ATGGTGTCGGTACAGGCGCTCGTCGCACTGGTAACCATCGGGTTGTACCTTCTCGTCGTCCTGGCGATCGGGTACCAAGGATGGCGGGTAGGGAAGCTTGAGATCGAAGACTGGATGGCAGCCGATCGGAGCCTCGGGATCACGGCGCTAACCTTCACCGTCGCGGCGACCATCTTCTCCGCATTCGCGTTCCTGGGCGCGGGCGGGATCACGTATATGACGGGCCTCCCGGCGATGGTCGGGTTGACGTTACAGCTCTTCTTCGCCGGGATCGTGTTCTGGATCGTCGGCTCCAGAATGTGGATCGTCGGCGCCAAGTATGGCTACATCTCACCGTCTGACTTCCTCGAGGACTTCTACGACTCGAAACCGCTCGCACTGCTCGCGAGCCTGGTCCTCATCCTCTTTTCGTTCCCGTACGTCGCGATACAGCTACAGGGTGCGGGGATCATCTTCGAAGTCGCGACGGAGGGGCTCGTCAGCTCCGAAGTCGGTGCCGCCATTCTGCTCGCAGTCGGCGTCGTCTACGTCTGGCTCGGCGGGCTTCGTGCACTGGCGTGGACCGACATCGTACAGGGTGTCTTCATGATCGTCGCCATGTGGCTCTCTGCAATCGTTATCCTCGCGACCGCCTTTCAGGGGCCAACCGATCTCTTCGCCCAGCTGAGCGCGGAGTTCCAGGCTCACTTCGTCCTTCCCGGGCCCGGGGGCGTGTGGACGCCGACCTACACGTTCACGTGGTTTATCGTCGCCGTGCTCGGCCAGATGATGCTCCCGCAGATGTTTTTACGGTACTTCGGCGGCGGCTCGCCGGCCACCATCAAGTGGTCGGGCGTTAGCGCGTCGATCTACCTGTTCGTGTTCTACCTGGCGGTGCCGTTCATCGCCCTCGGCGGACTGATCTACTTCCCCGAGATATCGAACCCCGACAACATCGTTCCGGAGATGCTGTTCGAGTTCGCACCAGCCTGGTTCGCGTCGATCGCCGTCGCGGGTGCGATCGCCGCCGCGATGAGCACCAAGGACTCGCAACTACACGCCGTCTCCGTCCTCTTGACGCGAGACTGGTACGAAGAGTTCGTCGCCGACGGCGAGATCGACGAACGGAGGGAGACGCGGTTCGCGAAGCTCCTCGTCCCGATCATCGCGATCATCGCCTACGTCATCGCCATCCAGGAGTTCGCCATCCTGTTCTGGCTCCTGACCTTCGCGCTCGAGGGAACGGCCCAGCTCGCTCCCATCGTCGTCGGCGCCCTCATCTGGAAGCGCGCCTCCGCCGCCGGCGCGATCGCCGGCCTCGTCACCGGCGTGACGCTGGTGAGCTTGCTGTTGCTCGAACGGGTCGCGATCCCAGCACCACTCGACGTCGGGATCTTCTCCGGCTTCTACGCGTTGCTTGCCAACACCATCGTGTTCGTCGTCGTCAGCTACTTGACGTCACCGGTCCCGCAGGAGAACGTCGACCGCATCCAGGGGTACCTCTCCGACGCCCAGAACAGGCGCTGGGAGGACGAGGGCCCCTCGACCCCCGCGGACGATTAG
- a CDS encoding PAS domain S-box protein, whose protein sequence is MCTPRRRTRAECEEYGFDGDHWSAEWVAAYVDRRFDASITLSTARKYLYSTVTGNSNGSDAYTSLFESLSDGLLVTDVRSGEVLDVNPACLELLGYARDALLGSKIDRIVAGDSAGTLARARDRRRVGDSDSIQCKCKLRRADGTSLPADLQLTTVTVDGTESGLYRVRDISEQEERTLRREWNLITTLFEAFPEPVVHVEFVDERPIVLAVNEAFSETFGFEEAAIVNENLNEAIVPGYEPDLGPIDDRERRRPVEKEVKRVTDEGERDFLFRSLPLHDQQDAERVESIGVYVDITERQETQRKLEEVNTRLQLALEATDTGVWEWNADTAEVVWDDASERLYGFEPGEFSNSCETFLDRVHPTDRPTVEAAMASASDGEETIDVDFRVQSIDGPLRWIRARGVSTGDDRARVLGIQTDVTDRKRHERELERERALNRGVQKALITSHRRSELERAIVEQLLQQGYGLAWIAERVEDRLEPRIASGDEGLLDRFDRSVSADGLQREPCLDASRSGEATFIQDVSALPDRAWSAAAEEAGFRSCAGIPLTYNDVAYGMLGVYHDRAGWFTENERRLLGDLADNVAFAVHSLETERALASDHTEEVSLTVNSDAYYLVSVARNGGFEACDRVRVRGTIQRGTASVLQYLTVEGGSNGAVRDALAEHPHVSDVSVVDPDEPSRFQVVVGESVPEAVLASRGATVHSTVIDPDGATITLEAPAKKAVRTIVEAIEDRFENVSVRSVGTTAAADAATWAEALTEKQATALKAAYHRGYFEQPRRSSATEVGESLGISHSTFLQHLRAAQRKTFERRFER, encoded by the coding sequence GTGTGCACACCTCGACGACGTACTCGAGCGGAGTGCGAGGAATACGGGTTCGACGGCGACCACTGGAGCGCAGAGTGGGTCGCCGCCTACGTTGACCGGCGGTTCGACGCGTCGATCACGCTGTCGACGGCTCGGAAGTATCTGTACTCGACGGTGACGGGGAATTCCAACGGATCCGACGCGTACACGAGTCTCTTCGAGAGTCTCTCTGATGGTCTGCTCGTAACGGACGTCCGGAGCGGCGAAGTTCTCGACGTCAACCCGGCGTGTCTGGAGTTACTCGGATACGCTCGAGACGCACTACTGGGCTCTAAGATCGATCGGATCGTCGCAGGGGATTCAGCGGGTACGCTCGCCAGGGCGAGAGACCGTCGCAGGGTCGGGGACTCGGACTCGATACAGTGTAAGTGTAAACTGCGACGGGCAGACGGAACGTCGCTCCCGGCTGATCTCCAACTCACAACAGTGACTGTCGACGGAACAGAGAGCGGATTGTACCGCGTCCGCGACATCAGCGAACAGGAAGAGCGAACGCTGCGCCGGGAGTGGAACCTGATCACCACCCTCTTCGAAGCGTTTCCGGAACCGGTCGTCCACGTCGAGTTCGTCGACGAGCGGCCGATCGTCCTCGCGGTCAACGAGGCATTCTCGGAGACGTTCGGGTTCGAGGAAGCGGCGATCGTAAACGAGAACCTGAACGAAGCCATCGTACCCGGCTACGAACCCGATCTCGGTCCGATCGACGACCGTGAACGACGGCGCCCGGTGGAAAAAGAAGTCAAGCGAGTCACGGACGAGGGGGAACGTGACTTCCTGTTTCGGTCGTTACCGCTGCACGATCAACAGGACGCAGAGAGGGTCGAATCTATCGGCGTCTACGTGGATATTACGGAGCGCCAGGAGACCCAGCGAAAACTAGAGGAGGTGAACACGCGCCTTCAGCTCGCCCTCGAGGCGACCGATACCGGCGTCTGGGAGTGGAATGCCGACACCGCCGAGGTCGTCTGGGACGACGCGTCCGAGCGGTTGTACGGCTTCGAACCCGGCGAGTTTTCGAATTCCTGTGAAACGTTCCTGGATCGCGTTCACCCGACGGATCGACCGACCGTCGAAGCGGCGATGGCATCGGCAAGCGACGGGGAGGAGACGATCGACGTCGACTTCCGCGTGCAATCGATCGACGGCCCGCTTCGGTGGATCCGCGCCCGCGGCGTCAGCACCGGGGACGACCGGGCACGAGTGCTCGGTATCCAGACGGACGTCACGGATCGAAAGCGACACGAACGGGAACTCGAACGGGAACGTGCGCTCAACCGCGGTGTCCAGAAGGCCCTGATCACGTCCCACCGGCGTTCAGAATTGGAACGGGCGATCGTCGAACAGCTCCTACAGCAGGGGTACGGATTAGCCTGGATCGCCGAGCGGGTCGAAGATCGGCTCGAACCGCGTATCGCCAGCGGCGACGAGGGACTCCTCGATCGGTTCGACCGCTCGGTGTCCGCCGACGGGCTCCAACGCGAGCCGTGTCTGGACGCGAGCCGGAGCGGTGAGGCGACGTTCATCCAGGACGTATCGGCGCTCCCGGACCGAGCGTGGTCCGCGGCAGCCGAGGAGGCCGGGTTCCGAAGTTGCGCAGGGATTCCCCTGACGTACAACGACGTCGCCTACGGGATGCTCGGCGTCTACCACGACCGGGCCGGCTGGTTCACGGAGAACGAGCGGCGACTGCTCGGCGATCTGGCCGACAACGTCGCGTTCGCCGTCCACAGTCTCGAGACCGAGCGGGCGCTCGCCTCGGACCACACCGAGGAGGTCTCACTCACGGTGAATTCCGACGCGTACTATCTCGTCTCGGTGGCCCGGAACGGCGGCTTCGAGGCCTGCGATCGCGTCCGCGTTCGCGGAACGATCCAGCGAGGAACCGCGTCCGTCCTCCAGTACCTCACCGTCGAGGGCGGATCGAACGGGGCCGTTCGGGACGCGCTCGCCGAGCACCCGCACGTGAGCGACGTCAGCGTCGTCGACCCCGACGAGCCGAGCCGATTCCAGGTGGTCGTCGGGGAGAGCGTTCCGGAGGCCGTCCTGGCGTCGCGCGGCGCGACCGTTCACTCGACGGTTATCGACCCGGACGGCGCGACGATAACGCTCGAAGCGCCGGCGAAGAAAGCCGTTCGAACGATCGTCGAGGCGATCGAAGACCGGTTCGAGAACGTGTCCGTCCGCTCGGTCGGAACGACCGCGGCCGCGGACGCTGCGACGTGGGCTGAGGCGCTGACGGAGAAACAGGCGACGGCGCTGAAGGCCGCCTATCATCGCGGCTACTTCGAGCAGCCGCGACGGAGTTCGGCCACCGAAGTCGGCGAATCACTCGGGATCAGCCACTCGACGTTTCTCCAGCATCTCCGGGCCGCCCAGCGGAAGACGTTCGAACGACGCTTCGAGAGATAG
- the fer gene encoding ferredoxin Fer: protein MPTVEYLNYEVLDDHGWEMDDDDLFDQAADAGLDDEDYGTLEVNEGEYILEAAEAQGYDWPFSCRAGACANCAAILKEGELEMDMQQILSDEEVEEKNVRLTCIGHALTDEVRIVYNAKHLDYLQNRVI, encoded by the coding sequence ATGCCCACGGTAGAATACTTAAACTACGAAGTGCTGGACGATCACGGCTGGGAGATGGACGACGACGACCTCTTCGACCAGGCCGCCGACGCCGGCCTCGACGACGAGGACTACGGCACACTGGAGGTCAACGAGGGCGAGTACATCCTCGAAGCCGCCGAAGCTCAGGGCTACGACTGGCCCTTCTCCTGTCGCGCCGGCGCCTGCGCGAACTGCGCGGCCATCCTCAAAGAGGGCGAACTCGAGATGGACATGCAACAGATCCTCTCCGACGAGGAGGTCGAAGAGAAGAACGTCCGTCTCACCTGCATCGGGCACGCCCTCACCGACGAGGTCAGGATCGTCTACAACGCGAAGCACCTGGACTACCTGCAAAACCGCGTCATCTGA